A region of Myxococcus stipitatus DSM 14675 DNA encodes the following proteins:
- the glpX gene encoding class II fructose-bisphosphatase, with product MDRNLAMEVVRVTEMAAIASARLMGRGNKNESDQAAVDAMRRAFDSLNIDGTVVIGEGERDEAPMLYIGEKVGRRGEGDPGVDIALDPLEGTNLCAYGRPGSISVVAMSSRGGLLNAPDTYMEKLAVGPRARGAIDLRKTPTENLRAVAEKMKVYVEDLTVVVLDRERHQDLIKEVRSAGARIRLIEDGDVAGAIATCFEGTGVDVLMGIGGAPEGVISAAAIRATGGDMQGRLVPRNQGEIDRAKKMGITDMSKIYTAEELAQGEVMFAATGVTSGDFLKGVRFFGGGCETHSVVMRSKTSTVRFIQSLHKFDKKPGYAAI from the coding sequence ATGGATCGCAACCTGGCAATGGAGGTCGTGCGCGTCACCGAGATGGCGGCCATCGCTTCCGCCCGACTGATGGGCCGCGGCAACAAGAACGAGTCGGACCAGGCCGCGGTGGACGCCATGCGCCGCGCGTTCGACTCGCTCAACATCGACGGCACCGTCGTCATCGGCGAGGGCGAGCGCGACGAGGCGCCCATGCTCTACATCGGCGAGAAGGTGGGCCGCCGTGGAGAGGGTGACCCGGGCGTGGACATCGCCCTGGACCCGCTGGAGGGCACCAACCTGTGCGCCTACGGCCGTCCGGGCTCCATCTCCGTGGTGGCCATGTCCAGCCGCGGCGGGCTGCTCAACGCGCCGGACACGTACATGGAGAAGCTGGCGGTGGGCCCGCGCGCCCGAGGCGCCATCGACCTGCGCAAGACGCCCACGGAGAACCTGCGGGCCGTCGCGGAGAAGATGAAGGTCTACGTGGAGGACCTCACCGTGGTGGTGCTGGACCGTGAGCGGCACCAGGACCTCATCAAGGAGGTCCGCTCCGCGGGCGCCCGCATCCGCCTCATCGAGGACGGTGACGTGGCCGGCGCCATCGCCACGTGTTTCGAGGGCACGGGCGTGGACGTGCTGATGGGCATTGGCGGCGCGCCCGAGGGCGTCATCTCCGCCGCGGCCATCCGCGCGACGGGCGGCGACATGCAGGGCCGGCTGGTGCCCCGCAACCAGGGCGAAATCGACCGCGCCAAGAAGATGGGCATCACCGACATGTCCAAGATCTACACGGCGGAGGAGCTGGCCCAGGGCGAGGTGATGTTCGCCGCCACGGGCGTGACGAGCGGCGACTTCCTCAAGGGCGTGCGCTTCTTCGGCGGCGGCTGCGAGACGCACTCGGTGGTCATGCGCAGCAAGACGAGCACCGTGCGCTTCATCCAGTCGCTGCACAAGTTCGACAAGAAGCCGGGGTACGCTGCCATCTAG
- a CDS encoding acyl-CoA thioesterase, giving the protein MVEARLRVIYGDTDQMGVVYYANYFRYFEFARSEYFRAHGGSYREMESSGLMLPVAEASCAYKSPARYDDVLVIRATVSELRRASVVFTYELFREGEPRTLLCTGRTLHACVGRDGKPTRLPESVARLLEHPNATP; this is encoded by the coding sequence ATGGTCGAGGCCCGCCTTCGCGTCATCTACGGCGACACGGATCAGATGGGTGTCGTCTACTACGCGAACTACTTTCGCTACTTCGAGTTCGCGCGCAGCGAGTACTTCCGCGCGCACGGCGGCAGCTACCGGGAGATGGAGAGCTCCGGGTTGATGCTGCCGGTGGCGGAGGCGAGCTGTGCCTACAAGTCCCCGGCCCGCTACGACGACGTCCTGGTCATCCGCGCGACAGTGAGCGAGTTGCGCCGGGCCTCGGTCGTGTTCACCTACGAGCTTTTCCGCGAGGGCGAGCCGCGCACGTTGCTGTGCACCGGTCGTACCCTGCACGCGTGCGTGGGCCGCGATGGCAAGCCCACTCGGTTGCCGGAGTCCGTGGCCCGGCTGCTGGAACATCCGAACGCAACACCTTGA
- a CDS encoding alkaline phosphatase family protein, translating into MIRALALMAALATLPAAARPPRLTLLITVDALGSDVLLRNRPRLQGALGRLLDTGAYYPYARYAYAKCRTAPGHTTLATGANPWRHGIVDNRWVDAATGKLVYAYVDPTHPVLEATQKPGGDSGPANLMAETLADRLRLATQERGKTVSMSFKSRSAIAMAGRLGQAWWFDASVGKFVTGTWYTKEFPAWMKQFNERKVADASFGKKWELMRPREEYVGEDDRSYEADSYGLGRTFPHPLTGGLTAPGTDFYKAYAVSPDSHTLLVEAAKAAIAGEGLGQDAVPDLLAVSFSGTDEVFHEYGPYSWEMQDTMLRLDQALGALFTAAERAAGGRANLTIVLVADHGGATPPEQWAEAGLPAQRIQPKTVLQDVSAMVKERFGPDVTVLMEEMDVYLRGPALESGKVDGAQVRRAVADWLAKQPHVLTAVTRDELYTAPDPMGYLAAVRKGYFPGRSGDVMYVPRPFHVLYYAPDGSNHGTPHSYDAQVPVVFAGKGIKPGLYLTETDPVNVAPTIAALLEMGMPASAEGKPLTEVLTGK; encoded by the coding sequence ATGATTCGAGCCCTCGCCCTGATGGCCGCGCTGGCCACCCTCCCCGCGGCCGCGCGTCCGCCCCGACTCACCCTGCTCATCACCGTGGACGCGCTCGGCAGCGACGTCCTCCTGCGCAACCGCCCGCGGCTTCAGGGCGCGCTGGGGCGGCTGCTCGACACGGGGGCTTATTACCCCTACGCGAGGTACGCCTACGCGAAGTGCCGCACTGCGCCCGGCCACACCACGCTGGCCACGGGCGCCAATCCCTGGCGGCACGGCATCGTCGACAACCGGTGGGTGGATGCCGCCACCGGCAAGCTCGTCTACGCGTACGTCGACCCGACCCACCCCGTGCTGGAGGCGACGCAGAAGCCCGGGGGCGACTCGGGTCCCGCCAACCTCATGGCGGAGACGCTCGCGGACCGCCTGCGGCTCGCCACGCAGGAGCGGGGCAAGACGGTGTCCATGTCCTTCAAGTCCCGCTCGGCCATCGCCATGGCGGGCCGCCTGGGTCAGGCGTGGTGGTTCGACGCGAGCGTGGGGAAGTTCGTCACGGGCACCTGGTACACGAAGGAGTTCCCCGCGTGGATGAAGCAGTTCAACGAGCGTAAAGTCGCCGACGCGTCCTTCGGCAAGAAGTGGGAGCTGATGCGGCCTCGCGAGGAGTACGTCGGCGAGGATGACCGGAGCTACGAGGCGGACTCGTATGGGCTCGGCCGCACCTTCCCGCATCCGCTGACGGGCGGACTCACCGCGCCGGGGACGGACTTCTACAAGGCATACGCCGTCTCGCCGGACTCCCACACCCTGCTCGTGGAGGCGGCCAAGGCGGCCATCGCGGGCGAGGGCCTGGGACAGGACGCCGTGCCCGACCTGCTCGCGGTGAGCTTCAGCGGCACGGACGAGGTGTTTCACGAGTACGGCCCCTACTCGTGGGAGATGCAGGACACGATGCTGCGCTTGGACCAGGCCCTGGGCGCCCTCTTCACCGCCGCCGAGCGCGCCGCGGGAGGCCGCGCCAACCTGACCATCGTGCTGGTGGCGGACCATGGCGGCGCCACGCCCCCTGAGCAGTGGGCCGAGGCGGGCCTGCCCGCGCAGCGCATCCAGCCCAAGACCGTCCTCCAAGACGTCTCCGCGATGGTGAAGGAGCGCTTCGGCCCGGACGTCACCGTCCTGATGGAGGAGATGGACGTGTACCTGCGCGGCCCCGCGCTCGAGTCGGGCAAGGTGGATGGAGCGCAGGTACGGCGCGCGGTGGCGGATTGGCTGGCGAAGCAGCCGCATGTGCTGACGGCGGTGACGCGCGACGAGCTCTACACCGCGCCAGACCCGATGGGCTATCTGGCCGCGGTACGGAAGGGCTACTTCCCGGGACGCAGCGGCGACGTGATGTACGTGCCGCGTCCCTTCCACGTCCTCTACTACGCGCCGGACGGGAGCAACCACGGCACGCCGCATTCGTACGACGCGCAGGTGCCCGTGGTGTTCGCGGGCAAGGGCATCAAGCCCGGCCTGTACCTCACCGAGACGGACCCGGTGAACGTCGCGCCCACCATCGCCGCACTGCTGGAGATGGGGATGCCGGCCTCCGCCGAGGGCAAGCCGCTCACCGAGGTGCTCACCGGGAAGTGA
- a CDS encoding alpha/beta fold hydrolase, whose translation MKGPAGELFVDDGGVGGLPVVFIHSSAGSTKHWAAQLAHVRKTRRALALDLRGHGQSAVSASDESSVEDFAGDVAAVVDGLGLERFVLVGHSLGGAVSAAYAAAHPSRVAGLLLLDPASDGRQIPAEQAQGLMGVLASEAWLQVVEEYWGPMLAPSKPEVREQVLGGLRATAQSAVRSGLGSLLTFDPVAALRSYPGPKLSLVTEYNQGPDAYQNLVSELPSQKVEPVTGHWVQLDAPEWVNGALDRFLATVR comes from the coding sequence ATGAAGGGCCCTGCTGGAGAGCTGTTCGTGGATGACGGTGGCGTGGGTGGTCTTCCGGTGGTGTTCATCCACTCGAGCGCGGGGAGCACGAAGCACTGGGCGGCGCAGCTCGCGCACGTGCGCAAGACGCGTCGGGCCCTCGCGCTGGACCTGCGGGGACACGGCCAGTCGGCGGTCTCCGCGTCGGATGAGTCGTCGGTCGAGGACTTCGCCGGCGATGTGGCGGCCGTGGTGGACGGGCTGGGCCTGGAGCGGTTCGTGCTCGTGGGGCACAGCCTGGGCGGCGCCGTGAGCGCGGCCTACGCGGCGGCGCACCCGTCGCGCGTGGCGGGACTGTTGCTGCTGGACCCGGCGTCGGACGGCCGTCAGATTCCGGCGGAGCAGGCGCAGGGGCTGATGGGGGTGCTGGCCTCGGAGGCGTGGCTGCAGGTGGTGGAGGAGTACTGGGGGCCGATGCTCGCGCCCTCGAAGCCGGAGGTGCGGGAGCAGGTCCTCGGAGGGCTGCGCGCCACGGCTCAGTCCGCGGTCCGCTCCGGGTTGGGCTCGCTGCTGACGTTCGACCCGGTCGCCGCGCTGCGGAGCTATCCGGGCCCCAAGCTGTCCCTGGTGACGGAGTACAACCAGGGGCCGGATGCGTACCAGAACCTCGTGTCCGAGCTGCCGTCGCAGAAGGTGGAGCCCGTGACGGGCCACTGGGTGCAACTGGATGCACCCGAGTGGGTGAATGGCGCGCTCGACCGCTTCCTCGCGACGGTGCGGTGA
- a CDS encoding helix-turn-helix transcriptional regulator: protein MRLVDFLRGREATTIAEISAALGVSARTVHRDIATLREQGLPIASDTGPGGGVRLERDRGVTAVHLAIEEVVALWLAASLSSTGSSLPWGSAARSGLDKLFASVPRERARNMRELCQRVVVGRPASPRVLSELGAPPAELLAIFEQAFREQVCMAFDYEDRNGQRTRRCVEPHGLLVESPVWYILARDMEKEAARMFRMDRVHRPRLVPERSFTPDMEGLKAQALAQRSEGPR, encoded by the coding sequence ATGCGCCTGGTGGATTTCCTGCGCGGGCGAGAGGCCACCACCATCGCGGAGATCTCCGCTGCGTTGGGGGTGAGCGCACGCACGGTGCATCGCGATATCGCGACGCTCCGCGAGCAGGGCCTGCCCATCGCCAGCGACACGGGCCCGGGCGGAGGCGTGCGCCTGGAGCGAGACAGGGGCGTCACCGCCGTCCACCTGGCCATCGAGGAGGTTGTCGCGCTGTGGCTGGCCGCGAGCCTGTCCTCGACGGGGAGCTCGCTGCCGTGGGGAAGCGCGGCGCGCTCGGGGTTGGACAAGCTCTTCGCCAGCGTGCCGAGAGAGCGCGCTCGGAACATGCGGGAGCTCTGCCAGCGGGTCGTCGTGGGTCGCCCCGCGAGTCCTCGTGTGCTGTCGGAATTGGGCGCGCCTCCCGCGGAGCTGCTCGCCATCTTCGAGCAGGCCTTCCGCGAGCAGGTGTGCATGGCCTTCGACTACGAGGACCGGAACGGCCAGCGCACCCGCCGCTGCGTGGAGCCGCACGGGCTGCTGGTGGAGTCCCCGGTCTGGTACATCCTGGCGCGCGACATGGAGAAGGAAGCGGCGCGCATGTTCCGGATGGACCGCGTCCACCGGCCTCGGCTCGTGCCCGAGCGGAGCTTCACTCCCGACATGGAGGGGCTCAAGGCACAGGCCCTCGCTCAGCGAAGCGAGGGCCCGAGGTGA
- the nadC gene encoding carboxylating nicotinate-nucleotide diphosphorylase: MQQDYLDRLIDLALDEDLGAAGDVTSQALIPPDAEGSAELVAKEQLVLAGLDAFIRVFHKVDPDVEVELLRQDGQEVKPKVVAARCHGRLRSLLAAERTALNLVQRAAGIATLAQQAMTSVRGSKMQVLDTRKTPPGMRVLAKDAVRMGGATNHRFGLFDGVLIKDNHIAAVGGSISEALRRAKANGPRLCKIEIEVTNLKQLAEALECGADVVMLDNMDDAQIREAVKLAAGRVPLEVSGGVTLDRLPRLAKMGVDFVSMGALTHSARAMDLSLEITGKKARRPRASPSQG; encoded by the coding sequence GTGCAGCAGGATTACCTTGATCGACTCATCGACCTCGCCCTCGACGAAGACCTGGGGGCGGCGGGAGATGTCACCTCGCAGGCCCTCATTCCGCCTGACGCGGAGGGCAGCGCGGAGTTGGTCGCCAAGGAGCAGTTGGTCCTCGCGGGGCTCGACGCCTTCATCCGGGTCTTCCACAAGGTCGACCCGGATGTCGAAGTGGAGCTGCTTCGCCAGGACGGCCAGGAGGTCAAGCCGAAGGTCGTGGCCGCCCGGTGTCATGGGCGGCTGCGGTCCTTGCTCGCGGCGGAGCGCACCGCGCTCAACCTCGTGCAGCGCGCCGCCGGCATCGCCACGCTGGCTCAGCAGGCGATGACGTCGGTGCGCGGCTCGAAGATGCAGGTCCTCGACACGCGCAAGACGCCGCCGGGCATGCGCGTGCTCGCCAAGGACGCGGTCCGCATGGGCGGCGCCACCAACCACCGCTTCGGCCTCTTCGATGGGGTCCTCATCAAGGACAACCACATCGCGGCCGTCGGCGGCTCCATCAGCGAGGCGCTTCGCCGCGCCAAGGCGAATGGTCCTCGTCTGTGCAAGATTGAAATCGAGGTCACCAACCTCAAGCAGCTCGCGGAGGCGCTCGAGTGTGGCGCCGACGTGGTGATGCTCGACAACATGGACGATGCGCAGATTCGCGAGGCCGTGAAGCTGGCGGCGGGGCGAGTCCCGCTCGAGGTCTCCGGTGGCGTCACGCTGGACCGGCTGCCTCGGCTCGCGAAGATGGGCGTGGACTTCGTGTCCATGGGCGCGCTGACGCACTCGGCGAGGGCCATGGACCTGTCGCTCGAAATCACCGGCAAGAAGGCGCGCCGCCCGCGCGCCTCGCCTTCGCAGGGTTAG